A single window of Pedosphaera parvula Ellin514 DNA harbors:
- the rpsC gene encoding 30S ribosomal protein S3, whose protein sequence is MGQKSNPIGLRIAVNREWRSKWYAGKKEFGKLLTEDRQIRDLLKKKLESASVPRILIERAATRCRITILTARPGVVIGRKGAEIDKLKEELSKMTGKEIYVDIMEIKTPELDAQLVAENIALQLERRVSFRRAMKKALQTTKDFGAEGIKLRCAGRLGGAELARVEQYHWGRVPLHTLRADIDYGFAEAKTMYGKLGVKCWICKGETKSDRAQAQAPAMAAVAAPAAA, encoded by the coding sequence ATGGGTCAAAAGTCTAATCCAATCGGACTGCGCATAGCGGTCAATAGAGAATGGCGGTCCAAGTGGTATGCTGGCAAAAAGGAATTTGGCAAGCTACTTACCGAGGACCGACAAATTCGCGACCTTCTGAAGAAGAAGCTCGAGTCTGCTTCCGTCCCCCGTATTTTGATCGAACGCGCTGCCACCCGCTGCCGGATCACCATCTTGACTGCACGTCCTGGTGTCGTGATCGGTCGCAAGGGCGCCGAAATCGACAAGCTTAAGGAAGAGTTGAGCAAGATGACCGGCAAGGAGATTTATGTGGACATCATGGAGATCAAGACTCCAGAGTTGGACGCGCAATTGGTTGCTGAGAATATTGCTCTGCAGTTGGAACGCCGCGTATCCTTCCGTCGTGCGATGAAGAAAGCTCTCCAGACCACCAAGGACTTTGGTGCTGAAGGCATCAAGCTTCGCTGTGCTGGACGTTTGGGCGGTGCTGAACTTGCACGCGTGGAACAATATCATTGGGGGCGCGTACCCTTGCATACTTTGCGTGCGGATATTGATTACGGTTTTGCCGAGGCCAAGACGATGTACGGCAAATTGGGAGTGAAGTGCTGGATTTGTAAGGGTGAAACCAAGAGCGATCG
- the rplV gene encoding 50S ribosomal protein L22: protein MEVQAITKNVRMSAQKMREVVRQIQGLPAIQAQAVLAVVPRKSARFVAKTLKSAIANAEDQARHKNINLNPENLRVLEAVAGTATTLKRFVPKARGSAGPILKRSCHIKIVLSDE, encoded by the coding sequence ATGGAAGTACAGGCCATTACCAAAAACGTTCGTATGTCCGCGCAGAAGATGCGGGAAGTTGTTCGCCAGATTCAAGGTTTGCCCGCGATCCAAGCTCAAGCTGTGCTGGCTGTGGTCCCTCGCAAATCAGCTCGTTTCGTAGCCAAGACTTTAAAGTCTGCCATTGCGAACGCCGAAGATCAGGCGCGCCACAAAAATATCAATCTGAATCCGGAAAACCTCCGTGTTCTTGAAGCTGTAGCTGGAACAGCCACCACACTCAAGCGCTTCGTTCCGAAGGCTCGCGGTTCTGCCGGACCTATCTTGAAGCGCAGTTGCCACATTAAAATTGTTTTGTCAGACGAGTAA
- the rpsS gene encoding 30S ribosomal protein S19, giving the protein MGRSIKKGPFIDGHLMDKIVKAKEAKTKTPIKTWSRRSMITPDFVGLTFNVHNGKVFNPVFVTENMVGHRLGEFSLTRTFRKHGAHTAKAEAK; this is encoded by the coding sequence ATGGGACGCTCGATTAAAAAAGGCCCGTTCATTGACGGCCATTTGATGGATAAAATCGTCAAGGCCAAAGAGGCCAAGACAAAGACGCCGATCAAGACTTGGTCACGTCGCTCAATGATTACTCCTGATTTTGTGGGTCTGACGTTTAACGTCCACAATGGCAAGGTTTTTAACCCGGTGTTTGTGACGGAAAACATGGTTGGCCATCGTTTGGGTGAGTTTTCATTGACTCGCACATTTAGGAAACACGGTGCCCACACAGCAAAAGCGGAGGCGAAATAG